A window from [Limnothrix rosea] IAM M-220 encodes these proteins:
- a CDS encoding response regulator transcription factor — MGKIRVVLVEDHDLTRIGLRTSLMQCADIELLAEANNGADGLKLLRDLKPDLAIVDIGLPELDGVEVTRQLKEELEKSPGGSDTTKILILTLQDDREAVLAAFAAGADSYCMKDVTFDHLVEAVKTTYSGNSWIDPAIARIVLNQVQLPGNGTEATIAIQATSPEDQQLLESSPLTERELEVLQLIVDGCSNSEIAERLFITVGTVKTHVRNILNKLCADDRTQAAVRALRSGLVG; from the coding sequence ATGGGAAAAATTCGCGTTGTTTTAGTCGAAGATCATGATCTAACACGGATTGGTTTGCGGACATCTCTGATGCAATGTGCTGATATTGAGCTATTGGCAGAAGCGAACAATGGTGCTGATGGGCTGAAGTTGTTACGTGATTTAAAACCGGATTTGGCGATCGTTGATATTGGTTTGCCAGAGCTTGATGGGGTTGAAGTGACGCGACAGCTTAAGGAAGAATTAGAAAAAAGCCCTGGTGGTAGCGATACAACTAAAATTTTGATTTTGACTTTGCAAGATGATCGCGAAGCGGTGTTGGCGGCCTTTGCGGCGGGTGCGGATTCGTACTGTATGAAGGATGTCACTTTTGATCATCTCGTGGAAGCGGTGAAAACGACTTATTCGGGTAATAGTTGGATCGACCCGGCGATCGCCCGCATTGTCCTCAATCAAGTACAACTGCCCGGTAACGGCACGGAAGCAACCATTGCCATTCAGGCAACATCCCCTGAGGATCAGCAGCTGCTGGAAAGTTCACCATTGACGGAGCGGGAACTGGAAGTTTTACAGCTCATTGTTGATGGCTGTAGTAATTCAGAAATTGCAGAACGTTTGTTTATTACTGTCGGTACTGTGAAAACCCATGTTCGTAATATCTTGAACAAACTTTGTGCCGATGACCGTACCCAAGCCGCGGTTAGGGCGCTACGTTCTGGCTTAGTTGGTTAA
- a CDS encoding sensor histidine kinase: protein MTTFPQLLPVGVEFTALCQQQLQLLTMSLGADWSVLYLAQPNHNDQEIELQVVSSYPERVLKADHETVFAGTNDVATLIDQTLTAGELAGTGFAPERTEAITDSSTAFPLLHEDLILGILATGRADRGWRSPEIAQIEMITKSLSWACVIDQQKSWTTQQLTQQRHLQEVEQEHFHDLLHQLRNPTMAIGTFGKLLLKRLEMDDRNYAAAAGVVRESDRLKDMLHQFGEEVNFLDAQIQRLPSGSLLALPPDKLSSGSMAKTGTLNLAQSIPLTMIDLVQLLQPIIESMAAIAAEQNITLQTAIASDVFQVWGNAQALTEVISNLVENAIKYTPSNGVILLQLQRMGEAVQLSVHDTGYGIPAQDLDQIFERHYRGVQAESEIPGTGLGLAIAAEFVHKMDGDLEVDSPCLGLPTTDELPGSTFTLWLKAAS from the coding sequence ATGACCACATTTCCCCAATTATTGCCGGTGGGTGTCGAGTTTACAGCCCTTTGTCAGCAACAGCTTCAGCTGTTGACAATGAGTTTGGGTGCGGACTGGAGTGTGTTGTATTTGGCGCAGCCCAACCACAATGATCAAGAAATAGAGTTGCAGGTGGTGAGTTCTTATCCGGAGCGTGTCTTGAAGGCTGATCATGAAACGGTGTTTGCTGGCACCAATGATGTGGCGACTCTTATTGATCAAACATTGACGGCGGGGGAGCTGGCAGGTACGGGGTTTGCGCCAGAGAGGACTGAGGCGATCACGGATTCTTCCACGGCGTTTCCGTTATTGCATGAGGATTTGATTTTAGGGATTTTGGCGACGGGACGTGCGGATCGTGGTTGGCGATCGCCGGAAATTGCTCAGATTGAGATGATTACGAAAAGTTTGAGCTGGGCTTGTGTAATCGATCAGCAAAAAAGTTGGACAACCCAGCAGCTAACGCAACAGCGACATTTACAGGAGGTGGAGCAGGAGCATTTCCATGATTTATTGCACCAACTGCGAAATCCCACCATGGCCATTGGTACGTTCGGAAAATTATTGCTCAAGCGCCTAGAGATGGATGATCGTAATTATGCGGCGGCGGCGGGAGTGGTGCGGGAGAGCGATCGCCTGAAGGACATGTTGCATCAGTTTGGGGAGGAGGTTAATTTCCTTGATGCGCAAATTCAAAGGTTGCCGTCGGGTTCGCTTTTGGCTTTACCACCGGATAAGTTGTCCTCTGGGTCTATGGCAAAGACTGGCACTTTAAATTTGGCGCAGTCGATTCCGCTGACGATGATTGACCTTGTACAGCTCCTCCAACCCATTATTGAGTCCATGGCGGCGATCGCCGCTGAGCAGAATATCACTTTACAGACAGCCATTGCCTCGGATGTGTTTCAAGTGTGGGGTAATGCCCAGGCGCTAACGGAGGTGATTTCAAATCTTGTTGAAAATGCCATTAAATATACGCCTTCCAATGGTGTGATTCTGTTGCAGTTACAGCGGATGGGTGAGGCGGTGCAATTGTCTGTACATGATACTGGCTACGGGATTCCGGCTCAGGATTTAGATCAGATCTTTGAGCGGCACTACCGTGGTGTGCAGGCTGAAAGTGAAATTCCGGGCACGGGTCTGGGCTTGGCGATCGCCGCAGAATTCGTCCACAAAATGGATGGGGATTTAGAGGTAGATAGTCCCTGTTTAGGATTACCCACAACAGATGAACTGCCGGGCAGTACCTTTACGTTGTGGCTTAAAGCTGCCAGTTAA
- a CDS encoding ATP-binding protein — protein MRTELQIPSDLKFLTVVETWLLDCLQAELGDRIDWTKQSNRLRLALVEAYSNVVRHAHKEQPEVPILLRLELKGEDCTLEIWDSGNGFDLSTYLPPEPGTCQEGGYGWLIMKRLMDRVEYQLQVNGKNCLKLETRLPSKGSDAAGK, from the coding sequence ATGCGTACTGAACTCCAAATTCCTAGTGATTTAAAATTTTTGACTGTCGTTGAGACATGGCTTTTAGATTGTCTACAGGCAGAATTAGGCGATCGCATTGATTGGACAAAACAATCAAATCGCCTTCGCCTTGCCCTTGTGGAAGCCTACTCTAATGTGGTGCGCCACGCCCATAAGGAACAGCCAGAAGTTCCTATTTTGCTACGTTTAGAACTCAAAGGTGAAGATTGCACCCTAGAGATTTGGGATTCTGGCAACGGTTTTGATTTATCGACCTATCTACCTCCAGAGCCGGGGACTTGTCAGGAGGGCGGCTACGGTTGGTTAATTATGAAACGGTTAATGGATCGGGTGGAATATCAGCTCCAAGTGAATGGCAAAAATTGCTTAAAGCTGGAAACGCGTTTGCCGTCAAAAGGCAGTGATGCGGCAGGCAAGTGA
- a CDS encoding cofactor assembly of complex C subunit B has protein sequence MLEQSAITSTLMLTLLLMVGLFFFIRASLKDRTEQMEFIATEPEESVFERLQTYFEKRAYQITDIDGVNNVVTYQGFVPPSGFLAVFLSLLTALGLTCVALVLALLYPPVGFGFLGITLLAPAAGFFYWKRAGKMEKVVLQITKETPITETPTQRILVTAHRDELILLRQVVPYRLHEA, from the coding sequence GTGCTTGAACAATCTGCAATTACTTCAACCCTAATGTTGACCCTCCTACTCATGGTTGGTCTGTTTTTCTTTATTCGCGCCTCCCTAAAAGACCGTACCGAACAAATGGAGTTTATCGCGACGGAGCCGGAAGAATCAGTCTTTGAAAGACTCCAAACCTATTTTGAAAAACGCGCCTATCAAATTACAGATATAGATGGCGTGAATAATGTCGTTACCTATCAAGGTTTTGTCCCGCCCAGTGGATTTCTCGCCGTCTTTCTCTCGCTATTGACAGCTCTAGGTCTAACCTGTGTGGCCTTGGTTTTGGCCTTGCTATATCCCCCGGTCGGATTTGGTTTTCTTGGTATTACCCTATTGGCACCGGCTGCGGGCTTCTTCTATTGGAAACGGGCTGGCAAAATGGAAAAGGTTGTTTTACAAATTACAAAAGAAACACCCATTACAGAGACACCGACCCAACGCATCCTTGTGACAGCCCACCGTGATGAGCTGATTCTCCTGCGTCAAGTTGTGCCTTATCGCCTGCATGAAGCCTAG
- a CDS encoding SpoIIE family protein phosphatase: MSVSNTNKLKLMVVDDETDNLDLLYRTFRREFKVYRATSALKALEVLEQEGEMAIIISDQRMPVMNGTEFLSRTVETYPDTIRILLTGYTDVEDLVGAINSGKVFKYITKPWKPDDLMSTIHQAAETYEVVKQRTNQLERSLRQEELVNSLIRAIRESLDYESTLQTIVARLSESFGADYGVLYPVMEGQPPQLSPEKFAHPQPEPPLDEDTGLTEKALSSGDRQLELCVTDQSWLQLAVPLIWKQKTYAVLTFWHNIEKQPWTDNDLQLLNAVIEQSALAIAQAKLYQKIQQQTQQIHRELEVARQIQHNLLPQTLPKSDVAKVQGYCLPARQVGGDFFEACQDNHGNLWLAVGDVSGKGVPAALFMASALSTLRQQLNQTTPPAPEQILANLNRAMADDLFNSNCFITMVVACYQAETQKLIYANAGHIYPMLWSHQELSSDSQPTYLKRRGIPIGILPEWQAEAGVLNLRPHDVLLITSDGITEATVTKPELRQERNNMLNQEGLWRLIQQNPEHFDLYELLERFNESTYTEQEDDQTIISLEVM, encoded by the coding sequence ATGAGCGTCTCGAATACCAATAAACTTAAATTAATGGTCGTAGACGACGAAACCGACAATCTTGATCTGCTGTATCGTACTTTTCGTCGCGAATTTAAGGTTTACCGTGCCACCAGTGCTTTAAAAGCTCTAGAGGTTCTAGAGCAAGAAGGGGAGATGGCGATTATCATCTCGGATCAGCGCATGCCTGTCATGAATGGCACTGAGTTTCTCAGTCGCACGGTGGAGACTTATCCTGATACGATTCGGATTTTACTGACTGGTTATACGGATGTTGAGGATCTCGTTGGCGCGATCAACTCCGGCAAGGTATTTAAGTACATTACGAAGCCTTGGAAGCCCGATGATTTGATGTCAACGATTCATCAGGCGGCAGAGACTTATGAGGTCGTGAAGCAGCGCACAAATCAGCTGGAACGCTCATTGCGGCAAGAAGAGCTGGTTAATTCTTTAATTCGAGCAATTCGGGAATCGTTAGATTATGAAAGTACGCTACAAACGATTGTGGCAAGACTTAGTGAAAGTTTTGGTGCTGATTATGGTGTTCTCTATCCAGTGATGGAAGGTCAACCGCCTCAATTGTCGCCAGAAAAGTTTGCCCACCCCCAGCCAGAGCCGCCTTTAGATGAAGATACTGGCTTAACGGAAAAAGCGTTATCTAGTGGCGATCGCCAACTAGAATTATGCGTGACGGATCAGTCGTGGTTACAACTGGCAGTACCGCTGATTTGGAAGCAGAAAACCTACGCAGTCCTCACCTTTTGGCACAATATCGAAAAGCAACCTTGGACTGATAATGATCTCCAACTTCTCAATGCCGTCATTGAACAGTCGGCTCTGGCGATCGCCCAAGCCAAGCTATACCAAAAAATTCAGCAACAAACCCAGCAGATCCACCGCGAACTAGAAGTTGCCCGCCAGATCCAACATAATCTTTTACCCCAAACCCTCCCCAAATCCGATGTCGCAAAAGTGCAAGGCTATTGCCTACCCGCACGCCAAGTCGGGGGAGACTTCTTTGAAGCCTGTCAAGACAACCATGGTAACCTTTGGCTAGCCGTTGGTGATGTTTCCGGCAAAGGGGTTCCCGCTGCCCTATTTATGGCGAGCGCCCTATCAACCCTACGGCAGCAACTGAATCAAACAACGCCCCCTGCCCCAGAACAAATTTTGGCGAATCTCAATCGGGCAATGGCAGATGATTTATTTAATAGCAACTGTTTTATTACAATGGTCGTGGCTTGCTACCAAGCAGAAACACAAAAACTGATCTACGCCAACGCTGGGCACATTTATCCGATGCTATGGTCTCACCAAGAGCTTTCTTCTGATAGCCAACCCACCTATCTCAAACGGCGGGGCATTCCCATCGGTATTTTGCCGGAATGGCAGGCAGAAGCTGGTGTCCTCAATTTACGACCCCACGATGTTTTATTGATTACGAGTGATGGCATTACAGAAGCGACGGTCACGAAGCCAGAACTCCGCCAAGAGCGTAATAATATGCTCAATCAAGAAGGTCTATGGCGTTTAATCCAGCAAAATCCTGAGCATTTTGATCTGTATGAGCTGCTCGAACGATTTAATGAATCGACCTACACTGAGCAGGAAGACGACCAAACCATTATTTCTTTGGAGGTCATGTAA
- the queG gene encoding tRNA epoxyqueuosine(34) reductase QueG → MDKQTQRIKAQGLALGFHKIGIAAIAPVDTENLERLNRWLDKGFQADMAWMASPKRQDIRRCLPEVKSVIAVALNYYTDHQHSADPAIAKISRYGWGRDYHRVLTKRLKAFCHWLSIEFPADQHRFYVDTGPVQDKIWAERAGLGWQAKNSNVITREYGSWVFLGEILTTLELTPDKPHTNHCGTCTRCLDACPTGAIAKPYVVDANRCIAYHTIENRAEDLPETIKPHLQNWVAGCDICQDVCPWNQRFAKETDIPDFQPYPKNLAPKLTELAEITDEEWGDRLIGSALRRIKPSMWRRNAKANLEAQQKTSPRDGEG, encoded by the coding sequence ATTGATAAACAGACCCAACGGATTAAGGCGCAAGGGTTGGCGTTGGGATTTCATAAAATTGGGATTGCGGCGATCGCCCCGGTCGATACAGAAAATCTAGAACGCCTCAACCGTTGGTTAGACAAAGGTTTCCAAGCAGACATGGCGTGGATGGCTAGCCCAAAACGACAGGACATCCGTCGATGTTTACCTGAAGTGAAATCAGTCATTGCGGTCGCATTAAACTACTACACCGATCATCAACATTCAGCAGATCCGGCGATCGCCAAAATTTCTCGCTACGGCTGGGGGCGTGATTATCACCGCGTTTTAACGAAGCGCCTCAAGGCTTTTTGCCATTGGCTCAGTATTGAATTTCCAGCAGATCAACACCGCTTTTATGTCGATACAGGACCCGTTCAAGACAAAATTTGGGCGGAGCGAGCGGGCTTAGGTTGGCAGGCAAAAAATAGCAATGTCATTACCCGTGAATATGGCAGTTGGGTCTTTCTGGGGGAAATTTTAACGACCCTAGAATTAACGCCCGATAAACCCCACACAAACCATTGTGGCACTTGCACCCGCTGCCTTGACGCTTGTCCGACGGGGGCGATCGCCAAACCCTATGTGGTAGATGCCAACCGCTGCATTGCCTACCACACCATCGAAAATCGCGCCGAAGATCTCCCCGAAACCATCAAACCTCATCTGCAAAATTGGGTAGCAGGCTGTGATATTTGCCAAGATGTCTGTCCATGGAACCAGCGTTTTGCCAAAGAAACAGACATTCCAGATTTCCAACCCTACCCGAAAAACTTAGCCCCAAAACTTACTGAGTTAGCCGAGATAACCGACGAAGAATGGGGCGATCGCCTGATTGGTTCAGCACTGCGACGCATCAAACCCTCAATGTGGCGACGTAACGCCAAAGCAAACCTTGAAGCCCAACAAAAAACCTCCCCCAGAGATGGAGAAGGCTAA
- the rpsB gene encoding 30S ribosomal protein S2, with the protein MPVVSLAELLESGVHFGHQTRRWNPKMSPYIYTSRNGVHIIDLVQTAQLVEEAYAYMQKASESGKRVLFVGTKRQAAGIIAQEAKRCGAFYINQRWLGGMLTNWETIKTRVERLKELEALQDSGNLDRRPKKEASMLRRELDKLQKYLGGIKNMRKIPDIVVVIDQRREHNAIQECRKLNIPIVSLLDTNCDPQTVDLPIPANDDAIRSIKLIVGKLADAIYTGRHGQPVQDETYEEFDEAIEEIAETPAEVTEEVADTSSEE; encoded by the coding sequence ATGCCCGTAGTTTCTCTTGCAGAACTATTAGAATCCGGTGTTCACTTCGGCCACCAGACCCGTCGTTGGAACCCTAAGATGTCCCCATACATCTACACTTCCCGTAACGGCGTACACATCATTGACCTCGTTCAAACCGCCCAGCTCGTTGAAGAAGCCTATGCATACATGCAAAAAGCTTCCGAAAGCGGCAAACGTGTTTTATTCGTCGGTACCAAGCGTCAAGCAGCAGGCATCATTGCCCAAGAAGCGAAGCGCTGCGGAGCCTTCTACATTAACCAACGTTGGCTTGGTGGTATGCTCACCAACTGGGAAACAATTAAAACCCGTGTTGAGCGCCTCAAAGAACTAGAAGCCCTCCAAGATAGCGGTAACCTTGACCGTCGTCCCAAGAAAGAAGCTTCCATGCTCCGTCGTGAACTCGACAAGCTCCAGAAGTACCTTGGCGGCATCAAAAATATGCGCAAGATTCCTGACATCGTTGTTGTTATCGACCAACGTCGTGAGCACAATGCGATTCAAGAATGCCGTAAACTCAACATCCCGATTGTATCTTTGCTAGATACAAACTGTGATCCCCAAACCGTTGATTTGCCCATTCCCGCAAACGACGACGCGATTCGTTCCATTAAATTGATCGTTGGTAAGCTTGCTGATGCAATTTACACCGGCCGTCATGGTCAGCCTGTACAGGATGAGACCTACGAGGAATTCGATGAAGCCATCGAAGAAATCGCTGAGACTCCAGCAGAAGTTACTGAAGAAGTTGCTGATACTTCCAGTGAAGAATAA
- the sbcC gene encoding exonuclease subunit SbcC, producing the protein MTPLKLTLQNFLSYRDATLDFTGFHTACICGVNGAGKSSLLEAVTWAIWGKSRVGSADDVIHSGETDVRVDFEFENNQQIYKIIRMRSRGKAAALQFQVRSESGNFKALSTKGIKDTEEFIERELKLDYDTFVNSAYLRQGRADEFMLAKPAKRKEILGNLLKLEQYETLSQQAKERAKEFKIQGDVLEQSLEPKQIKLATRPSVETELENANQAIAQLKTQQEQTRNKLKELQKIAHQRQTWKQQLSLQQQDLQRREAELARLGQDLGRSQAELTNNQALLDQAETINQQFDHWQALQTAEDAFAAKFRQYQELQQQYQQTEQQLQQQEGTLQINIRRTQARLEDLGQRQREEEKIIAEAPKIEKALVSLEKARVELNRLDSLQHQVSPLLQRRLTLENQIVQASEKLKVRLESLSNDRENLGQQIAQIPEQREKLQHLDAQLVELDKKKTYQDRVRNKRLEQAQLKERLQASQQNCHQQLEELQQKLSLLQTPDATCPLCDQDLDHNHREHVIQKTQDKQTATEAEIWRLKEQLLRCDQDLSKFETELGELKIELDNYAACEQQFFKIEAELERNNNIQKTLQSLEVEINQLGRSLNLEAYAEDLRAELSEVKTQLETLRYDERSHAIAREDEKKWRWAEIRKSKIDDATHRLAKIQQQQPELQAQLQQTEQELAQLRAHSPLQTQLEHIAAQITALDYNPEQHQALTQQIRNAQVWQLRHQELQQAIARHPQLETRLAELQQAQQACHKDFEHIETQIQTTREAIAKFADHGSEIEQLEAQIQHRRQELDHLLAHQGQLQQSLQQLQTLADEYEDSKLELAEIRRQHRIYKELGSAFGKNGIQTLLIENALPQLEAETNQILSRLTGNQFHVQFLTQKARKGTRKKITSKMIDTLDIVIADARGTRPYETYSGGEAFRINFSIRLALAKLLAQRSGMALQMLVIDEGFGTQDAEGCARLIAAINAIADDFACILAVTHIPQFKEAFQSRIEVFKSKQGSLLRISN; encoded by the coding sequence ATGACTCCCCTTAAACTGACCCTCCAAAATTTCCTAAGTTATCGTGATGCCACGCTAGATTTTACCGGCTTTCACACCGCTTGTATTTGTGGCGTTAACGGTGCGGGCAAATCCTCATTATTAGAAGCTGTCACCTGGGCGATCTGGGGCAAAAGTCGTGTGGGTTCAGCAGACGATGTGATCCATAGTGGCGAAACCGATGTGCGGGTGGATTTTGAGTTTGAAAACAATCAACAAATTTACAAAATTATTCGGATGCGATCGCGGGGTAAAGCGGCAGCATTGCAATTTCAGGTGCGCTCCGAGTCTGGGAATTTTAAAGCGCTCTCCACTAAAGGCATTAAGGATACAGAAGAGTTTATCGAGCGGGAATTAAAGCTTGATTACGATACCTTTGTGAATTCCGCCTATTTGCGTCAGGGAAGAGCCGACGAGTTCATGTTGGCAAAACCTGCTAAACGTAAGGAAATTTTGGGTAATCTCCTGAAATTAGAGCAATACGAAACCCTTTCCCAGCAGGCAAAGGAGCGGGCAAAGGAATTTAAAATCCAAGGGGATGTCCTCGAACAAAGCCTCGAACCCAAGCAGATCAAGCTAGCGACGAGACCATCGGTAGAAACGGAGCTGGAAAATGCCAATCAGGCGATCGCCCAACTAAAAACCCAGCAGGAACAAACCCGCAACAAACTCAAAGAACTCCAAAAAATTGCCCATCAGCGGCAGACATGGAAGCAGCAACTCTCGTTGCAACAGCAGGATTTACAACGGCGTGAGGCAGAGCTAGCCAGATTAGGTCAAGATTTAGGGCGATCGCAGGCAGAATTAACGAACAATCAAGCTTTACTCGACCAAGCTGAAACGATTAATCAACAATTTGACCATTGGCAAGCTTTGCAAACCGCAGAAGATGCCTTCGCTGCCAAATTTCGCCAGTACCAAGAACTCCAGCAGCAATATCAACAAACGGAGCAACAGCTCCAGCAACAGGAAGGCACGTTGCAAATTAATATTCGGCGGACGCAGGCACGCTTAGAGGATTTAGGGCAGCGACAACGCGAAGAAGAAAAAATCATTGCTGAAGCACCAAAAATTGAAAAAGCTCTCGTTTCACTGGAAAAAGCGCGGGTAGAGTTAAATCGCCTCGATAGTTTGCAACACCAAGTTTCGCCGTTATTACAGCGCCGTTTAACCCTTGAGAACCAAATCGTGCAAGCCTCAGAAAAACTCAAAGTTCGCCTAGAGTCTTTATCCAATGACCGGGAAAATCTGGGTCAGCAAATTGCCCAAATCCCCGAACAGCGGGAAAAGTTGCAACATTTAGACGCGCAACTGGTGGAGCTGGACAAAAAGAAAACCTACCAGGATCGCGTCCGTAACAAGCGTTTAGAGCAGGCACAACTAAAAGAGCGGTTGCAAGCGAGTCAGCAAAATTGCCACCAGCAGCTAGAGGAATTGCAACAAAAACTCAGTCTGCTACAAACGCCAGATGCCACCTGTCCCCTCTGCGATCAAGATCTTGACCATAACCATCGCGAGCATGTCATCCAGAAGACTCAGGACAAGCAAACGGCCACTGAAGCCGAAATTTGGCGGTTAAAAGAACAACTTTTGCGGTGTGATCAAGATTTAAGCAAGTTTGAAACTGAGCTGGGCGAACTAAAAATTGAGCTGGATAATTACGCTGCTTGTGAACAGCAATTTTTCAAAATTGAGGCGGAGCTAGAGCGGAACAACAATATTCAAAAAACCCTGCAAAGCCTAGAAGTCGAAATCAATCAACTAGGGCGATCGCTGAACCTTGAGGCCTATGCCGAGGATTTGCGGGCAGAACTGAGTGAAGTTAAAACTCAATTAGAAACTCTGCGCTACGACGAACGGAGCCATGCGATCGCCCGCGAAGATGAAAAAAAATGGCGCTGGGCAGAAATCCGTAAAAGCAAAATTGATGATGCCACCCACCGCCTAGCAAAAATTCAGCAGCAACAACCGGAATTGCAAGCACAACTCCAGCAAACGGAACAAGAGTTAGCGCAACTGCGTGCCCATTCCCCTCTGCAAACGCAACTAGAACACATTGCTGCCCAGATTACCGCCCTCGATTACAACCCAGAACAGCACCAAGCCTTAACCCAACAAATTCGTAATGCCCAAGTGTGGCAACTGCGTCACCAAGAACTACAGCAGGCGATCGCCCGCCACCCTCAACTAGAAACGCGCCTTGCAGAACTCCAACAAGCCCAACAAGCTTGTCACAAAGATTTCGAGCACATCGAAACGCAAATACAAACAACACGAGAGGCGATCGCCAAATTTGCGGATCATGGTAGTGAAATCGAACAGTTGGAAGCCCAAATCCAGCACCGCCGCCAAGAACTTGATCATTTATTGGCTCACCAAGGTCAACTGCAACAATCCCTACAACAACTCCAAACCCTTGCCGATGAATACGAAGACAGCAAACTAGAACTCGCCGAAATTCGCCGTCAACACCGCATCTATAAAGAGCTAGGCAGCGCTTTCGGGAAAAATGGCATTCAAACTTTATTAATTGAAAATGCCCTCCCGCAATTGGAAGCAGAAACCAATCAAATCCTGTCGCGCCTGACGGGTAATCAGTTTCATGTGCAATTTCTCACCCAAAAAGCTCGCAAAGGAACCCGCAAAAAAATCACGTCGAAAATGATTGATACCCTCGATATCGTCATCGCCGATGCACGGGGAACTCGCCCCTACGAAACCTATTCCGGTGGCGAAGCTTTTCGGATTAATTTTTCCATTCGCCTCGCCCTCGCCAAACTCCTAGCCCAACGCTCTGGCATGGCATTACAAATGTTAGTCATCGACGAAGGTTTTGGCACACAAGATGCCGAAGGTTGCGCCCGACTCATTGCAGCCATCAATGCGATCGCCGACGATTTTGCCTGTATTCTCGCCGTGACTCACATTCCCCAATTTAAAGAAGCCTTCCAGAGCCGCATCGAAGTCTTTAAAAGTAAACAAGGCTCCCTCCTTCGCATCAGCAACTAA
- a CDS encoding DUF3155 domain-containing protein — protein MARKRKRKSRRRQEGRKILESVPQYNIESGEDKPVTAARKHIAANGIVPPAVVIVKRNEHTTDRYFWAEKGLFGAQYVEENHFLFPSLRVLCNTDDNEVSEAKVAASSKA, from the coding sequence TTGGCAAGAAAACGTAAACGTAAAAGTCGCCGTCGTCAGGAAGGAAGAAAGATTCTAGAGAGTGTCCCTCAGTACAATATCGAGAGTGGCGAAGACAAACCAGTAACCGCAGCACGCAAACACATTGCGGCTAACGGCATTGTTCCCCCCGCCGTTGTCATTGTCAAACGTAACGAGCACACCACAGACCGCTATTTTTGGGCGGAAAAAGGATTATTTGGTGCCCAGTACGTTGAGGAGAATCATTTCCTATTCCCCAGTCTGCGAGTGCTTTGTAATACCGACGACAACGAAGTATCTGAAGCCAAAGTCGCAGCTTCCAGCAAAGCCTAA
- the tsf gene encoding translation elongation factor Ts encodes MAKISAKLVKELRDKTGAGMMDCKKALSETDGDVSKSIEWLRQKGITSAEKKAGRVAAEGLIESYIHTGGSIGVIVEVNCETDFVARGDIFKDLAKGIAMQIAACPNVQYVKVEDIPAEIADKEREIEMGRDDLDGKPENIKEKIVEGRIAKRLKELSLLDQPYIRDQNLTVGELVKNTIATIGENIQIRRFQRFVLGEGIEKKEEDFAAEVAAQMGK; translated from the coding sequence ATGGCAAAAATTTCTGCAAAGCTTGTAAAAGAACTGCGCGATAAAACTGGCGCAGGCATGATGGACTGTAAAAAAGCTCTATCAGAAACTGATGGCGATGTCTCTAAGTCAATCGAGTGGCTTCGTCAGAAGGGCATTACCTCTGCTGAGAAAAAGGCAGGTCGTGTTGCTGCTGAGGGCTTAATTGAGAGCTATATCCACACTGGTGGTAGCATCGGTGTCATTGTTGAAGTGAACTGCGAGACTGACTTTGTTGCTCGTGGTGATATCTTCAAGGATCTAGCGAAGGGCATTGCGATGCAAATTGCGGCATGTCCTAATGTTCAATATGTAAAGGTTGAAGACATTCCTGCTGAGATTGCTGATAAAGAGCGCGAAATCGAAATGGGTCGTGATGACCTCGATGGTAAGCCTGAAAACATCAAGGAAAAGATTGTTGAGGGTCGTATTGCCAAGCGTCTTAAAGAGCTTTCTTTGTTGGATCAACCCTATATTCGTGATCAAAATCTTACGGTGGGTGAGCTTGTTAAGAACACGATTGCAACTATTGGTGAAAATATCCAAATTCGTCGTTTCCAACGCTTTGTGCTTGGTGAAGGAATCGAGAAAAAGGAAGAGGATTTTGCGGCTGAAGTTGCAGCTCAAATGGGTAAGTAA